The proteins below are encoded in one region of Paenibacillus sp. YYML68:
- a CDS encoding MerR family transcriptional regulator: MNERLYTIKEVSMRTGMSTQLIRKWEERYEAVAPSRFPNGYRGYTNRDIDTLLRLKRKVDEGMPIGLAVDELKLVSAELDSEPQGGVPGPGGAQADEVQRAHDSYQRVSAVPTGEASEYRDTLLQLFLRLDQIGAQRFFDQLLALHHMDFVLLQVLQPVLVELGDRWERGEISEYQEHFGSHFIRERLLALKNLYHRTADHPLIVTSCAPGERHELGVLFFGYFMLQEGFQIVYLGAAPSEKGILDCLEQMKPAAFAFGSSSESLLQASQPFFHLLDRRIAELRLSTRVFIGGRIVTSDAAMTGTERVHLVQGDAQTAVKKMKSLLGTG, from the coding sequence ATGAACGAGCGTTTATATACAATTAAAGAGGTGTCCATGCGCACGGGCATGTCGACACAGCTGATCCGCAAATGGGAAGAGCGCTACGAGGCCGTAGCGCCTTCTCGCTTTCCGAACGGGTATCGCGGTTACACGAATCGTGACATCGATACGCTGCTGCGGCTGAAGCGCAAGGTCGATGAAGGGATGCCGATCGGCTTGGCCGTAGACGAGCTGAAGCTCGTAAGCGCTGAGCTGGATTCGGAGCCTCAGGGCGGAGTTCCAGGTCCAGGGGGGGCGCAGGCAGACGAAGTACAGCGTGCGCATGACAGCTATCAACGGGTGTCGGCGGTGCCGACGGGTGAGGCGTCGGAGTATCGCGATACGCTGCTGCAGCTTTTTTTGCGGCTCGATCAGATCGGGGCTCAGCGTTTTTTTGATCAGCTGCTGGCGCTGCATCACATGGATTTCGTCCTGCTGCAGGTGCTTCAGCCGGTGCTGGTTGAGCTGGGCGACCGATGGGAGCGGGGTGAAATCTCGGAGTATCAGGAGCACTTTGGCAGTCACTTCATCCGGGAACGGCTGCTCGCGCTCAAAAACTTGTACCACCGCACCGCGGACCATCCGCTCATTGTGACGTCCTGTGCGCCCGGGGAACGGCATGAGCTCGGCGTTTTGTTTTTCGGCTATTTCATGCTTCAGGAGGGCTTCCAGATCGTATATCTGGGCGCTGCGCCTTCGGAGAAGGGGATTCTGGACTGTCTGGAGCAGATGAAGCCGGCCGCGTTCGCTTTCGGCTCTTCCTCGGAAAGCTTGCTGCAAGCGTCGCAGCCTTTCTTCCACTTGCTGGACCGTCGTATTGCCGAGCTTCGGCTGTCTACACGTGTATTTATCGGAGGACGGATAGTTACGAGCGATGCGGCTATGACGGGCACGGAGCGGGTGCATCTCGTACAAGGGGACGCACAGACCGCGGTGAAGAAGATGAAGAGCTTGCTCGGTACGGGGTAG
- a CDS encoding B12-binding domain-containing protein translates to MNFHAELLAEALLAGDYDKSWSIVDQQTSAGRNSLYIYSKLLTQAMRYIGELWEHNSISVADEHLASAGCDRLLTLYGHMQVQQMEHAKKVMLLCMEGELHYLGLKMISSFFQENGWETRCFGPNLPLEYALVHALSWKPDVIGISVTMVHALPKLKEYVHTLENMHHRPMVMIGGRLVGKYDLRPYCSSQTILLEDMNELHQWLEQDTMKTLYKSSKILGG, encoded by the coding sequence ATGAACTTTCACGCTGAACTGTTGGCGGAAGCATTGCTCGCGGGCGATTATGACAAGAGCTGGAGCATTGTCGACCAGCAGACTTCAGCAGGACGAAACAGCCTGTACATCTACAGCAAGCTACTTACGCAGGCGATGCGCTATATTGGAGAGCTGTGGGAGCACAATTCCATATCGGTAGCAGACGAGCACCTCGCCTCAGCTGGCTGTGACCGTCTGCTTACCTTATACGGACATATGCAGGTTCAACAGATGGAGCACGCCAAGAAGGTCATGCTGCTATGTATGGAAGGCGAGCTGCATTATCTCGGTCTTAAGATGATTAGCTCCTTCTTTCAAGAGAACGGCTGGGAGACCCGGTGCTTCGGACCGAACCTGCCACTAGAATATGCGCTTGTGCATGCGCTCAGCTGGAAGCCTGATGTAATCGGGATCTCAGTAACGATGGTGCACGCTCTGCCCAAGCTGAAGGAATATGTGCACACGCTCGAGAACATGCACCATCGTCCGATGGTCATGATTGGAGGCCGATTAGTAGGTAAATACGATCTACGCCCTTACTGTTCAAGCCAAACGATATTGCTCGAAGATATGAACGAGCTGCACCAATGGCTGGAGCAGGATACCATGAAAACGTTGTACAAATCCAGTAAAATTTTAGGAGGCTAA
- the galU gene encoding UTP--glucose-1-phosphate uridylyltransferase GalU yields the protein MKVRKAIIPAAGLGTRFLPATKAQPKEMLPIVDKPAIQYIVEEAISSGIEDIIIVTGRNKRAIEDHFDKSVELESTLEEKGKVELLDMVQSISNMADVHYIRQKQPLGLGHAVLCARKFIGDEPFAVLLGDDIIQSEPPCLKQMIDLFDQTQTSVIGTQEVPWHDVDKYGIISPYEDGNSTYRWIEDLVEKPDRESAPSNQAIIGRYVLTPQIFALLETSSPGRGGEIQLTDSLRVLNRIQRMVMHPVTGRRYDVGDKLGYIEATIEMALEREELREPLEAYLRKRLSM from the coding sequence ATGAAGGTGCGTAAAGCGATTATTCCGGCTGCGGGTCTAGGTACCCGCTTCCTTCCGGCTACTAAGGCTCAGCCGAAGGAGATGCTGCCGATTGTAGACAAGCCTGCGATTCAATACATTGTGGAGGAGGCGATCTCCTCAGGCATTGAAGATATTATTATAGTGACGGGCCGCAACAAGAGGGCGATCGAGGACCACTTTGACAAATCCGTTGAGCTCGAGTCGACGCTGGAGGAGAAGGGGAAGGTCGAGCTGCTGGATATGGTACAGTCCATTTCTAACATGGCCGATGTGCATTACATCCGACAGAAGCAGCCACTTGGACTAGGTCATGCCGTGCTGTGCGCGCGTAAGTTTATCGGAGACGAGCCGTTCGCCGTCCTGCTGGGCGATGATATCATTCAGTCGGAGCCGCCTTGTCTGAAGCAAATGATCGATCTGTTCGACCAGACGCAGACATCGGTCATCGGGACGCAAGAGGTGCCTTGGCACGATGTGGACAAGTACGGCATTATTTCTCCATATGAGGACGGAAATTCGACGTACCGCTGGATTGAAGACTTGGTCGAGAAGCCGGACCGTGAGTCGGCTCCTTCGAATCAGGCAATCATCGGGCGCTATGTACTGACTCCGCAAATATTCGCTCTGCTGGAGACGAGCAGTCCTGGTCGGGGCGGCGAGATTCAGCTGACGGACTCGCTCCGTGTTCTTAATCGTATACAGCGTATGGTCATGCATCCGGTCACCGGCCGCCGCTATGATGTCGGCGACAAGCTCGGCTACATTGAGGCGACGATCGAGATGGCGCTTGAGCGCGAGGAGCTTCGCGAGCCGCTCGAGGCGTACTTGCGCAAGCGGCTAAGTATGTAA
- a CDS encoding CheR family methyltransferase, translating into MSSYIAGIGASAGGLEALQQFFEHMDSDSGMSFVVVQHLSPNYKSFMSEILSKHTQMNIYEAEHLMEVRPNCIYLIPPKKDIKIIDRILQVTDHESSGLNLPIDVFLTSLAQDVGSKAIAVILSGTGSDGTRGIETIKERGGLVIVQDEQSAKFDGMPSSARLSGYTDHVMTPQAIASFFNSLASRTMQEESTVRLEERESLFSSNQEAELNRIFELLRQLNGIDFTYYKQNSILRRIERRMNLVGQRSLEEYVAVLEGDAKELDALGKDLLIGVTHFFRDTQAFELIEKRVVPAIFHNKSSERQIRIWVAGCSTGEEAYSLAILFHQYALQLDQSYTVKIFATDLDKDAIDFASQGIYPESALKGVPRSILDTYFSQNGEMYTINKEIRKMIVFAPHNLLKDPPFSNLDLVTCRNMLIYLQSDMQQKLLSLFHFALNPNGFLFLGPSETIGRLTNLFSTYERKWNIFQQRQFNVSLTAANDIDLNEHVNNSKVQQMARRGYSNLKEYQTHKKTDDMYTTFVDEHMPPCMLIDENNDVLHLSGNVNPYLVIARGKPSWNIYKLVEAHLAVAIVTAVQKVRQEKRVIYYKDIRVNNSEQSPYIHLAVKPFSANNRKYDKLVLVTFEESSQPTPVKVVDSFEIESNVNQRIVELEQELQRAEESLQATIEELETSNEELQATNEELVAANEELMSTNEELQSVNEELVTVNTEYQYKIQELTDLNNDMDNFLISTKIGTIFLDRNMCVRRFTPVITKEINLLEVDYGRPISHISHNFEYDGILEDAKRVLKTLVPEEKEIQSRSGRWYSMRVLPYRTSDNFIKGIVLTFVDITELKKTNVEMLKLSYAIEQSPSITVIANLDGTIEYVNPKFCEVTEYETSDVLGTSVWELHNWEASSVLPLEVISTLQSGRAWRGELESKHKSGSVYWESVKFLPIKEQTGRLIHYLKISEDISERKHTEELLRKSEMLSAVGQLAAGIAHEIRNPLTALKGFTKLLTTGANNDSYLSIMADELERIEEIVSELLVLAKPQAVDYLPKSLSSVLQDVMILIETQAIIHNVEIINQVQDKLPLVSCVENQLKQVFINVLKNAVEAMPNGGSLIVRAERTEEREVKISFIDNGYGIPEKTLVRLGEPFYTTKNKGTGLGLMVSYKIIENHNGKMNIMSKENVGTTVEIRLPVIP; encoded by the coding sequence ATGAGCAGTTACATTGCAGGAATCGGAGCTTCCGCAGGCGGCTTAGAGGCGCTTCAGCAGTTTTTTGAGCATATGGATTCGGACAGCGGTATGTCGTTTGTCGTCGTGCAGCATTTATCGCCTAACTACAAGAGCTTTATGTCCGAAATATTGTCTAAGCATACGCAGATGAACATTTACGAAGCGGAGCACCTCATGGAGGTACGGCCCAACTGCATCTATCTCATTCCCCCTAAGAAGGATATTAAAATCATTGATCGTATTCTGCAGGTTACAGACCATGAATCGTCCGGCTTGAATTTGCCGATCGACGTGTTCCTGACTTCGCTCGCCCAGGATGTCGGCAGCAAGGCGATTGCTGTTATATTGTCCGGAACGGGCAGCGACGGTACGCGAGGGATCGAGACGATTAAGGAGCGCGGTGGTCTTGTGATTGTTCAGGATGAACAATCGGCCAAGTTCGACGGAATGCCTAGCAGTGCCCGCTTGAGCGGATATACCGATCATGTGATGACGCCGCAGGCTATAGCAAGCTTCTTCAATAGCTTGGCTTCGAGAACGATGCAAGAGGAGAGTACGGTGAGGTTGGAAGAGAGAGAATCGTTGTTTAGTTCGAATCAGGAGGCGGAGCTGAATCGAATATTCGAGCTGCTGCGACAGCTGAACGGCATTGATTTCACCTATTACAAGCAGAATAGCATTCTGCGGCGAATCGAGCGGAGAATGAATCTGGTCGGACAACGGTCGCTCGAAGAGTATGTCGCTGTGCTGGAGGGCGATGCGAAGGAGCTGGATGCACTTGGCAAAGACTTGCTGATTGGGGTTACTCACTTCTTCCGCGACACTCAGGCGTTCGAGCTCATCGAGAAGCGTGTCGTTCCAGCGATCTTCCACAACAAGAGCAGCGAGCGGCAAATTCGGATCTGGGTTGCGGGTTGCTCCACCGGTGAGGAGGCCTACTCGCTTGCCATCCTGTTCCATCAATATGCCCTTCAGCTCGATCAGTCGTATACGGTCAAAATATTCGCAACCGACCTGGATAAGGATGCGATCGACTTCGCGAGTCAAGGCATTTACCCGGAGTCTGCGCTTAAAGGAGTGCCGAGGTCCATACTCGATACGTATTTCTCGCAGAACGGCGAGATGTATACGATCAACAAGGAAATACGTAAAATGATCGTGTTTGCACCGCACAATTTATTGAAGGACCCTCCGTTCAGCAATCTGGACCTGGTCACGTGCCGTAACATGCTTATTTATTTGCAATCGGACATGCAACAGAAGCTTCTATCTTTATTTCACTTTGCCTTAAATCCGAACGGCTTCCTCTTTCTCGGTCCGAGCGAAACGATCGGCAGGCTAACAAATTTATTCTCAACGTATGAGCGCAAGTGGAACATCTTCCAGCAACGTCAGTTTAATGTTTCATTAACCGCAGCCAACGATATTGACCTGAATGAACACGTCAACAACTCCAAGGTGCAGCAGATGGCGCGGAGGGGGTATTCGAACTTGAAGGAGTATCAAACGCATAAAAAAACGGACGACATGTACACGACATTCGTCGACGAGCACATGCCTCCGTGCATGCTGATTGATGAAAACAACGACGTGCTGCACCTAAGCGGTAATGTCAATCCATATCTGGTCATCGCTCGCGGCAAGCCGAGCTGGAACATCTACAAGCTGGTCGAGGCGCATCTTGCCGTTGCGATTGTGACGGCCGTACAGAAGGTGCGTCAAGAGAAGCGTGTGATTTACTATAAGGATATTCGGGTGAACAATTCCGAGCAATCTCCGTATATCCATCTCGCCGTGAAGCCGTTCTCTGCGAATAACCGTAAGTACGACAAGCTCGTGCTCGTTACCTTCGAGGAATCTTCGCAGCCGACACCGGTCAAGGTTGTCGACTCCTTCGAGATCGAGAGCAACGTCAATCAACGCATTGTGGAGCTGGAGCAGGAGCTGCAGCGCGCCGAAGAATCGCTGCAGGCGACGATTGAGGAGCTGGAGACGTCCAACGAGGAGCTGCAGGCGACGAATGAGGAGCTCGTGGCTGCCAACGAGGAGCTCATGAGCACGAATGAAGAGCTGCAGTCCGTGAATGAAGAGCTGGTCACAGTCAATACGGAATACCAGTACAAGATTCAAGAGCTGACCGATCTGAATAACGACATGGATAATTTCCTGATCAGCACGAAGATTGGGACGATCTTTCTTGACCGCAATATGTGCGTCAGAAGGTTCACTCCGGTGATCACGAAGGAGATTAACCTGCTCGAGGTCGATTACGGCCGCCCGATCTCGCACATCTCCCATAACTTCGAGTACGACGGCATTCTGGAGGACGCGAAGCGGGTGCTGAAGACGCTCGTACCTGAGGAGAAGGAGATTCAGAGCCGCAGCGGCAGGTGGTACAGCATGCGCGTTCTTCCATATCGGACAAGCGATAACTTCATCAAGGGTATCGTATTGACCTTCGTCGATATTACGGAGCTGAAGAAAACGAATGTCGAGATGCTGAAGCTATCCTACGCGATCGAGCAAAGTCCTTCGATAACTGTTATAGCGAATCTCGACGGGACGATCGAGTACGTGAATCCGAAGTTCTGCGAAGTGACGGAGTATGAGACATCGGACGTGCTCGGAACTTCGGTCTGGGAGCTTCATAACTGGGAAGCCTCGAGCGTCCTTCCTCTTGAGGTCATCAGCACGCTGCAGAGCGGGCGGGCGTGGAGAGGGGAGCTGGAGAGTAAGCATAAGAGTGGGTCCGTGTACTGGGAGTCGGTCAAGTTCTTACCGATTAAGGAACAGACAGGCCGCCTTATTCATTACTTGAAAATATCGGAGGATATTTCTGAAAGAAAGCATACCGAGGAGCTGCTTCGCAAGTCTGAGATGCTATCGGCCGTCGGACAGCTTGCGGCAGGTATCGCGCACGAGATACGCAATCCGCTCACAGCGCTGAAGGGCTTCACGAAGCTGCTGACGACTGGAGCCAACAATGACAGCTACTTGAGCATCATGGCTGACGAGCTGGAGCGAATCGAGGAGATCGTCAGCGAGCTGCTCGTGCTGGCGAAGCCTCAGGCGGTGGATTACTTGCCGAAGTCGCTGTCGAGCGTCCTACAAGATGTCATGATCTTAATTGAAACGCAAGCGATCATTCATAATGTGGAAATTATCAATCAGGTTCAGGATAAGCTCCCGCTTGTCAGCTGCGTCGAGAATCAACTGAAGCAGGTGTTCATCAATGTGCTGAAGAACGCCGTGGAGGCGATGCCGAACGGTGGCAGTCTGATCGTACGGGCAGAGCGGACCGAGGAGCGCGAGGTGAAGATCAGCTTCATCGATAATGGCTACGGCATACCGGAGAAGACGCTCGTTCGGCTCGGAGAGCCGTTCTATACGACGAAGAACAAGGGCACTGGGCTGGGCCTCATGGTCAGCTACAAGATTATTGAGAATCATAACGGTAAGATGAATATTATGAGTAAGGAAAATGTAGGCACGACGGTCGAAATTCGTCTTCCTGTCATTCCATAG
- a CDS encoding NFACT family protein: protein MSLDGLVLHGLVRELQALVPGRINKIQMPSGNDIVLQMRAGGKNEKLILSASPTYPRVHLTSESFVNPLDAPMFCMLLRKHCEGGILEAVEQLGFERIIKLSIRQRDELGDLSLKTIIIEIMGRHSNIILLDPATGTIIDGIHHVTPAISSYRVIMPGVRYVAPPEQHKQAPLPMDEHLFARLLGEAATALRGEERPSEGARLWEQALVASLSGVSPLAARELVHRAFGSASEASVLLSSDAEAAARLWPPFHALQQQLEQSGLSPVIVEQPSGKSFFHIMELTHVAGESRTFPSVSACLEAYYSDKAERDTVKQRVSDLIRLLTNERTKNVKKLEKLNETMRDAEQADRFRILGELLTASMHQMTRGDRSIDVINYYDEEQRTVTIELDPLLTPSENAQRYFKKYTKSKNSLIAVQEQLLQAGKEIEYLDTVLQQLTSASMADIAEIRDELTQQGYLRNRGKKDKRKKPNQKPTLVCFTSSEGIPIYVGKNNTQNEYLTNRLAQSSDTWLHTKDIPGSHVVIRSPQFGDATLLEAARLAAFYSQAKESSQVPVDYTLIKHVRKPSGAKPGFVIYDHQKTLFVTPDAELVKQLPSSVK, encoded by the coding sequence ATGTCACTAGACGGTCTTGTCCTACACGGTCTGGTCCGCGAGCTGCAAGCGCTCGTGCCCGGCCGCATTAATAAAATCCAGATGCCCTCGGGGAACGATATCGTGCTGCAAATGCGCGCTGGGGGGAAGAACGAGAAGCTGATTCTGTCGGCCAGCCCGACGTATCCACGCGTTCACCTGACGAGCGAAAGCTTCGTCAACCCGCTCGACGCGCCGATGTTCTGTATGCTGCTGCGCAAGCATTGCGAGGGCGGCATTCTTGAGGCGGTCGAGCAGCTCGGCTTCGAGCGCATCATCAAGCTATCGATTCGCCAGCGCGACGAGCTCGGCGATCTGAGCCTGAAGACGATCATCATCGAGATCATGGGCCGCCACAGCAACATCATTCTGCTCGATCCGGCGACAGGCACGATCATCGATGGCATTCATCACGTCACGCCTGCGATTAGCAGCTACCGCGTCATTATGCCCGGCGTCCGCTACGTCGCCCCGCCGGAGCAGCATAAGCAGGCACCGCTTCCGATGGACGAGCACCTGTTCGCTCGTCTGCTCGGCGAGGCCGCTACGGCGCTGCGTGGCGAGGAGCGCCCGAGCGAGGGCGCGAGGCTGTGGGAGCAGGCGCTCGTCGCCAGCCTCAGCGGCGTCAGTCCGCTCGCCGCCCGCGAGCTCGTGCACCGCGCCTTCGGCAGCGCGAGCGAGGCGTCTGTGCTGCTGTCGTCGGATGCAGAGGCAGCGGCCCGACTGTGGCCGCCGTTCCACGCGCTGCAGCAGCAGCTGGAGCAGAGCGGGCTGTCTCCGGTGATCGTCGAGCAGCCGTCGGGTAAGAGCTTCTTCCACATCATGGAGCTCACGCATGTGGCAGGAGAGTCGCGCACGTTCCCGTCGGTCAGCGCCTGCCTGGAGGCGTACTACAGCGATAAGGCGGAGCGCGACACGGTGAAGCAGCGGGTCAGCGACCTGATCCGCCTGCTCACGAACGAGAGAACGAAGAATGTGAAGAAGCTCGAGAAGCTGAACGAGACGATGCGCGATGCCGAGCAGGCAGACCGCTTCCGTATTCTCGGCGAGCTGCTCACCGCCTCGATGCACCAGATGACCCGAGGCGACCGGAGCATCGACGTCATCAACTACTATGACGAGGAGCAGCGTACAGTCACGATCGAGCTCGACCCGCTGCTCACGCCATCGGAGAACGCGCAGCGCTACTTCAAGAAATATACGAAGAGCAAGAACAGCCTTATCGCGGTGCAGGAGCAGCTGCTGCAGGCCGGCAAGGAGATCGAGTATCTCGATACGGTGCTGCAGCAGCTGACCTCGGCGAGCATGGCCGACATCGCGGAAATACGCGACGAGCTGACCCAGCAAGGCTACCTGCGCAACCGGGGCAAGAAGGATAAGCGTAAGAAGCCGAACCAGAAGCCAACGCTCGTCTGCTTCACCTCCAGCGAAGGCATCCCGATCTACGTCGGCAAGAATAATACGCAGAACGAATATTTGACGAACCGACTCGCCCAGTCGAGCGATACGTGGCTGCATACGAAGGACATCCCAGGCTCCCATGTCGTCATCCGCAGCCCCCAGTTCGGCGACGCCACCTTGCTCGAAGCGGCAAGGCTCGCTGCCTTCTACAGTCAAGCGAAGGAGTCTAGCCAGGTGCCAGTCGACTACACGCTCATCAAGCACGTGCGCAAGCCGAGCGGCGCGAAGCCGGGCTTCGTCATCTATGATCATCAGAAGACGCTGTTCGTCACGCCGGATGCGGAGCTTGTTAAGCAGCTGCCTTCATCGGTCAAGTGA
- a CDS encoding selenium metabolism-associated LysR family transcriptional regulator, producing MALNFHQLHIFYTVAEKGSFSHAAGALHMTQPAVTMQIQSLEDYFGTKLFIRSTKRVELTEAGRTLLPFARRSIDLIKETDQGMSKFTHMLEGRLHLGASLTVGEYILPRLLGPFSQEYPNISVSMKVINTKQILEEVMAHQLTFGLVEAEVNHPDLHTEAVLSDELKLIVPSGHPLAAFEQVPISELVHYPFVLREQGSGTRRVMEEELVKAGCDISELKIVMELGSTGAVKSAVEAGLGISILSQSSVKHEAALGVLHVKSVENVSFARSFHAIYLSSTLLPISAVTFLTFLRERDLSQWL from the coding sequence ATGGCACTCAATTTTCACCAGCTCCATATTTTTTATACGGTAGCGGAGAAGGGGAGCTTCTCGCATGCTGCAGGCGCGCTGCACATGACCCAGCCGGCTGTGACGATGCAGATCCAGTCGCTCGAGGATTACTTCGGCACGAAGCTGTTCATCCGCTCGACGAAGCGGGTGGAGCTGACCGAGGCGGGACGGACGCTGCTGCCGTTCGCAAGACGAAGCATTGACCTGATTAAAGAAACGGATCAAGGCATGTCCAAGTTCACGCATATGCTGGAGGGCCGGCTTCATCTCGGAGCGAGTCTGACGGTCGGTGAATATATATTGCCGCGGCTGCTCGGGCCGTTCAGTCAAGAATACCCGAACATCTCGGTTAGTATGAAGGTGATCAACACGAAGCAAATCTTAGAAGAGGTCATGGCCCATCAGCTGACATTCGGCCTCGTCGAGGCAGAGGTTAACCATCCGGATCTGCACACCGAGGCGGTGCTGAGTGACGAGCTGAAGCTCATCGTGCCGAGTGGTCATCCGCTGGCGGCGTTCGAGCAGGTACCGATTAGCGAGCTCGTCCATTATCCGTTCGTGCTGCGGGAGCAGGGCTCGGGAACGAGACGTGTGATGGAGGAGGAGCTGGTGAAGGCGGGCTGCGACATCTCGGAGCTGAAGATTGTGATGGAGCTTGGCAGCACCGGAGCGGTCAAGTCTGCTGTCGAGGCTGGGCTTGGCATCTCGATCTTGTCCCAGTCGTCGGTGAAGCATGAGGCGGCGCTAGGCGTGCTGCATGTGAAGTCGGTGGAGAACGTGAGCTTCGCTCGCAGCTTCCACGCGATTTATTTGAGCTCGACGCTGCTGCCGATTTCGGCCGTTACGTTTTTGACGTTTTTGCGCGAGCGTGACTTAAGTCAGTGGCTGTAG
- a CDS encoding PHP domain-containing protein — MLEADLHTHTIASDGTGTPTHNVRLALDAGLSAVAITDHDTVGGVEEALEAGRELGITVVPGVEISTAVDGCDIHVLGYWIEWRDPLLLERLEQLRRVRDRRNELIVERLQSLGLRIDMEDVYESVRHVKRRGDTIGRPHIADALVRKGYVASMAEAFDRYLAAGKAAHINPPRIAPAEAVQWIREAGGAAVLAHPGLYGRDELIAELAQQGLAGVEAYHADHTPEQEKHYAELAASHGLLVTAGSDYHGERGGVVFHAPIGSRRVSTDVLEQLKLRQGGRNER, encoded by the coding sequence ATGCTTGAAGCGGATCTACATACGCATACGATTGCTTCGGACGGCACCGGCACGCCCACGCATAACGTGAGGCTTGCGCTGGACGCTGGATTATCCGCTGTTGCGATTACGGATCACGACACAGTGGGCGGTGTAGAGGAGGCGCTGGAGGCCGGGCGCGAGCTCGGTATTACGGTAGTCCCTGGCGTGGAGATCAGTACGGCAGTCGACGGCTGCGACATTCATGTGCTCGGCTATTGGATCGAGTGGCGTGACCCGCTGCTGCTAGAGAGGCTCGAGCAGCTTCGCCGCGTCCGCGACAGGCGCAATGAGCTGATCGTAGAGCGGCTTCAGTCGCTTGGCCTACGGATCGACATGGAGGATGTGTATGAATCGGTCCGTCATGTGAAAAGGAGGGGCGATACAATCGGCCGGCCTCATATTGCCGACGCGCTCGTGCGCAAAGGCTACGTCGCCTCCATGGCCGAGGCGTTCGACCGATACTTGGCCGCCGGGAAGGCGGCGCACATCAATCCGCCGCGAATCGCGCCTGCGGAGGCGGTACAATGGATTCGCGAGGCTGGAGGCGCGGCGGTGCTCGCACATCCGGGGCTGTACGGCCGCGACGAGCTGATCGCTGAGCTGGCGCAGCAAGGACTCGCTGGCGTGGAGGCGTATCATGCTGACCATACGCCTGAGCAGGAGAAGCACTATGCGGAGCTCGCCGCGAGTCATGGACTGCTCGTGACAGCCGGCTCCGATTATCACGGCGAACGGGGCGGTGTCGTCTTTCATGCGCCGATCGGGAGTCGCCGCGTAAGCACGGACGTTCTGGAGCAGCTGAAATTACGACAAGGAGGACGAAACGAACGATGA